A region from the Mycolicibacterium litorale genome encodes:
- the sepH gene encoding septation protein SepH has protein sequence MRQLRVVELDVDGKTLVCQTDSGEKYTLRVDERLRAAARGDRAGFNRAADQTMIDVEVHNVLRPRDIQSKIRAGASVEQVANASGMPIERVERFAHPVLLERSRAAELATAAHPVLSDGPAVLTLLETVSTALVARGLDPDATTWDAWRNEDGRWTVQVAWKAGRSDNVAHFRFAPGAHGGTVTAFDEAAYQLIDPNFARPLRPVAPLAQLDFDTPSLSPAAAPAPAPQSEPEPAPEPEAEAPKPAKSRKAKARPTVPGWEDVLLGVRSSGQR, from the coding sequence GTGCGGCAACTCAGGGTCGTCGAACTCGACGTCGACGGCAAGACGCTCGTCTGCCAAACCGACTCCGGTGAGAAGTACACGTTGCGTGTCGACGAACGACTCCGCGCCGCCGCGCGCGGTGACCGGGCCGGGTTCAACCGCGCGGCCGACCAAACGATGATCGATGTCGAGGTGCACAACGTGCTGCGTCCCAGAGATATCCAGTCCAAGATCCGCGCGGGTGCATCGGTCGAACAGGTCGCCAACGCCTCGGGCATGCCGATCGAACGCGTCGAGCGGTTCGCCCACCCGGTGCTGCTGGAGCGGTCGAGGGCCGCCGAACTCGCCACCGCCGCGCATCCGGTTCTCTCGGACGGACCCGCGGTGCTCACCCTGCTCGAGACCGTCAGCACCGCGCTCGTCGCCCGCGGCCTCGATCCCGACGCGACGACGTGGGACGCCTGGCGCAACGAGGACGGACGCTGGACCGTCCAGGTGGCGTGGAAGGCGGGCCGCTCCGACAACGTCGCGCATTTCCGGTTCGCCCCCGGTGCCCACGGCGGCACGGTGACCGCGTTCGACGAGGCCGCCTACCAGCTCATCGACCCGAACTTCGCCCGCCCGCTGCGTCCGGTGGCGCCGTTGGCCCAGCTCGACTTCGACACCCCCTCGCTCTCCCCGGCCGCCGCTCCCGCCCCCGCGCCGCAGTCCGAACCGGAACCGGCCCCCGAGCCCGAAGCCGAGGCCCCGAAGCCGGCGAAGAGCCGCAAGGCCAAGGCGCGTCCCACCGTGCCCGGCTGGGAGGACGTGCTGCTCGGCGTCCGCTCCAGCGGGCAACGCTGA
- a CDS encoding DUF2537 domain-containing protein encodes MTDESTPWGTGLTVAAGVAAVTATAVIVLSFGLMRVHPLLAIGLNMVAVGGLAPTVWGWRGRPVWRWFAFGAAVGVAGGWLALLALTLSGMAPV; translated from the coding sequence GTGACCGACGAATCCACGCCGTGGGGAACGGGTTTGACGGTGGCCGCCGGTGTCGCCGCTGTCACCGCGACGGCCGTGATCGTGCTGAGCTTCGGGTTGATGCGGGTGCATCCGCTGTTGGCGATCGGCCTGAACATGGTCGCCGTCGGCGGGTTGGCGCCGACCGTGTGGGGGTGGCGCGGCAGGCCGGTGTGGCGGTGGTTCGCGTTCGGTGCCGCGGTTGGCGTGGCGGGCGGATGGCTGGCGCTACTGGCGCTGACGCTCAGCGGGATGGCGCCGGTCTGA